From Anoplopoma fimbria isolate UVic2021 breed Golden Eagle Sablefish chromosome 11, Afim_UVic_2022, whole genome shotgun sequence, one genomic window encodes:
- the LOC129099002 gene encoding centriolar coiled-coil protein of 110 kDa-like: MCGCPEMEGYEEFCLRSLAILQEEGKFKKTTCEPLRPLKALSVIRFHGRAVLSPLLSAEQRSEIFEHRRKAVQLEVDRQNMQKNNPMARVQAILDQAKAHKVPSEDVEKLPVSKPATVSGYTLVSDSPGLPRDPGFGLQTNEQPCSKTPILNGYEAVEEVMSEEEEEEEEEDISLDSLLKRSREYVKREQTQQGSNVVHTVTRTPLPETYSDKDKKSCSPIGDSGFEFGFSLTQVQYQTLYDPSPQQSGCLSPSLPDRYARLPSPESSISSRGQKRKPRPVSTGNIHISFPIGPADLIPRSPVRSGEGAGMADWGESLSGATKSPSHRGSVGSESGSGVSNGNCRSSHCCTSPSQEPCSPISASGFSPKGHHDHLAAGFRRRCHTLDSQLHSNRSGVEHIDRSQERVPRFMAGVTWVAPSWRTPAAPLRQSCELDNPSPTLLRPCMTSDLAQITLRMEPDDAQGTNNGGITPTVLRNAAEAQANKTEETQRRALVLEDMQRHLEEEHAMQMSLLLAEQEKEQQHLCLELEETDRRLKEQGCVRPLSGDACGWNCTSMSDSRPVVSPSCPGLSRAGTPSEPSPRHSIGFPSPVSSSVSSPSVQPPVYLWGPTWSVSKPRARLSLVITAEQQSAFCRIGAIIRGFLTRRLLKTEKVKHLRQTIMDTQEFIRSFQTEAPQKRSPCSAQDRSLQERVRAQLRAALYDIHDIFFEMPLWDRLALLQQDRELQAERKLRDMEKAKGPKERVVLSAATQRSLDRKKRVGESPAMPRKKQQKPKSPTTNRVLKPSQGQNSPVSGQLNRQGSWYRKTPEERVRRSDSLKKQHSLG; the protein is encoded by the exons atgtgtgggtgtccAGAGATGGAAGGCTATGAGGAGTTCTGTCTGAGGAGCTTGGCCATACTGCAGGAGGAGGGGAAATTCAAGAAGACGACATGTGAGCCACTGCGGCCCCTGAAGGCTCTCTCTGTCATCCGCTTCCACGGACGAGCTGTGCTTTCGCCTCTG ttgagtGCAGAGCAGCGTAGTGAGATATTTGAACACAGACGGAAGGCGGTCCAGCTGGAGGTGGACAGGCAGAACATGCAGAAGAACAACCCAATGGCCCGGGTTCAGGCCATACTGGACCAAGCTAAG GCACATAAAGTACCAAGTGAGGATGTTGAAAAGCTGCCAGTTTCCAAACCCGCGACAGTCAGTGGCTACACCCTGGTCAGTGACTCTCCTGGACTTCCCAGAGACCCTGGATTTGGGCTTCAGACAAATGAACAGCCATGCTCTAAGACCCCCATCCTCAACGGCTACGAGGCAGTGGAGGAAGTGAtgagtgaggaagaagaggaagaggaggaggaggatattaGTTTGGACAGCCTTCTTAAGAGATCAAGGGAGTATGTGAAGAGAGAGCAGACTCAGCAGGGGTCAAACGTTGTCCACACAGTCACCAGGACTCCCCTGCCGGAGACTTACTCTGACAAGGATAAGAAGAGCTGCAGTCCTATAGGGGACTCAGGTTTCGAGTTTGGATTCAGTCTGACCCAAGTCCAGTATCAGACTCTGTATGACCCCAGTCCCCAACAGTCTGGCTGCCTCTCACCTAGTCTACCTGACCGGTATGCTCGTCTCCCCAGTCCAGAGTCCAGCATTAGCTCCCGTGGACAGAAACGCAAACCACGGCCAGTTTCTACAGGGAACATCCATATTTCTTTTCCCATTGGCCCAGCAGACCTTATACCCCGAAGCCCAGTAAGGTCAGGGGAAGGCGCTGGCATGGCAGATTGGGGAGAATCTCTCTCAGGGGCCACAAAATCCCCAAGTCACAGGGGCTCAGTGGGGAGTGAAAGTGGCAGTGGTGTTAGCAACGGCAATTGTCGATCCAGCCACTGTTGTACCAGTCCATCGCAGGAGCCCTGTAGTCCCATAAGTGCCTCTGGGTTTAGCCCAAAGGGTCACCATGACCATCTCGCTGCAGGATTTCGCCGACGCTGCCACACTCTGGACAGTCAACTGCATAGCAACCGCTCTGGAGTTGAGCACATAGACCGTAGCCAGGAAAGGGTTCCTCGCTTCATGGCAGGAGTTACATGGGTGGCTCCAAGTTGGCGCACCCCTGCAGCCCCCTTAAGACAGTCGTGTGAGCTAGATAATCCCTCACCAACTCTGCTGAGGCCCTGCATGACATCTGACTTGGCTCAGATCACACTCAGAATGGAGCCTGATGACGCTCAGGGGACAAACAACGGAGGGATCACACCAACTGTCCTCAGAAATGCAGCGGAGGCACAAGCCAACAAGACAG AAGAGACCCAGAGGCGAGCACTGGTTCTGGAGGACATGCAAAGGCATCTGGAGGAGGAGCATGCCATGCAGATGTCGCTCCTCCTGGCTGAGCAGGAGAAAGAGCAACAGCACCTCTGTCTG GAGCTCGAAGAGACAGATAGAAGACTGAAGGAGCAGGGGTGTGTGCGGCCTTTGAGTGGGGATGCTTGTGGGTGGAATTGTACGTCCATGAGCGACAGCCGTCCTGTTGTGAGCCCTTCCTGCCCAGGACTAAGCCGTGCGGGCACACCATCTGAGCCATCACCTAGACACAGTATAG GTTTTCCCAGTCCTGTAAGTTCCAGCgtgtcctctccctctgtccagCCTCCCGTTTATCTGTGGGGGCCCACATGGTCAGTTAGCAAACCTCGAGCGAGGCTAAGTCTG GTGataacagcagagcagcagagtgcCTTCTGTCGAATTGGCGCCATCATTCGTGGCTTCCTCACTCGCAGACTGCTGAAAACAGAGAAGGTCAAACACCTGCGGCAGACCATCATG GATACACAGGAGTTCATCCGTTCGTTCCAGACAGAAGCTCCACAGAAGAGAAGCCCCTGCTCAGCACAAGATCGCTCCCTCCAAGAGAGAGTTAGAGCCCAG TTACGTGCAGCCCTTTATGACATCCATGATATCTTCTTTGAAATGCCTCTCTGGGACCGATTAGCATTGCTGCAGCAGGACAGGGAGCTccaagcagagaggaagctgcGAGACATG GAGAAAGCCAAGGGCCCCAAGGAGAGAGTGGTTCTGTCTGCTGCCACACAGAGGTCTCTGGACAGGAAAAAGAG GGTCGGTGAATCCCCAGCAATGCCTagaaagaagcagcagaagccAAAGAGCCCCACTACTAACAG AGTCCTGAAGCCAAGCCAAGGCCAAAATTCTCCCGTGTCAGGCCAGCTAAACCGCCAGGG GAGCTGGTACAGAAAGAcaccagaggagagagtgaggcgCTCAGACAGCCTGAAGAAGCAGCACTCTCTGGGTTAA